One Mycolicibacterium fortuitum subsp. fortuitum genomic window carries:
- a CDS encoding sensor histidine kinase, protein MTVTATASALADRRRTLTIPFTAASCRGYLYFLLVSVFAVVGVVYLFVTGLTSGLLLVTLVGIPLLALVVLSGRRWNALYRSLARLVGVTIDPPAPFTRQVGWPHTVAAALTDGVGWRSLGFLLLQSVVMTPLGYGVVLGVAMSAVLVVSPVIWVITGEAVVSFGEPVDSLGTYLLLSAAGLLALYLLAWTMIGIGRAHVWLAGALLAPTGRERRVGELERARADVVDDSAATLRRVERDLHDGTQARLIAVAMTLARAEEQLADPDKADRARQLVSDALANTRDTLTELRDLVRGIRPPALDLGLVPAVQTLVARNPIPVELVHDVTVRPSLGVETLAYFCVAELLANVSRHSGATQATVLLHGDADELRITVSDNGSGGVEPANGSGLTGLADRLQMVDGRLDIDSPAGGPTTITAVVPSGTQR, encoded by the coding sequence ATGACCGTGACCGCAACCGCTTCCGCACTCGCTGATCGGCGCCGAACACTGACAATCCCGTTCACCGCGGCATCCTGTCGTGGCTATCTCTATTTCCTGCTGGTGAGCGTGTTCGCTGTGGTTGGTGTCGTCTACCTTTTCGTGACCGGCCTTACCTCGGGGCTGTTGCTCGTCACACTGGTCGGCATACCGCTGCTGGCCCTCGTGGTGCTGTCAGGTCGACGGTGGAACGCGCTGTACCGGTCGTTGGCCCGGCTGGTCGGCGTCACGATCGACCCGCCGGCCCCTTTCACCCGGCAGGTCGGCTGGCCCCACACTGTGGCCGCGGCGCTGACAGACGGCGTGGGATGGCGCAGCCTGGGATTCCTTCTCCTGCAAAGCGTCGTGATGACTCCGCTCGGGTACGGGGTGGTGCTGGGAGTTGCGATGTCGGCGGTTCTGGTGGTCTCTCCGGTGATCTGGGTGATCACCGGAGAAGCCGTCGTCAGCTTCGGCGAACCGGTGGATTCGCTCGGCACCTACCTCCTGCTGTCGGCGGCTGGGCTGCTCGCTCTGTACCTGTTGGCCTGGACCATGATCGGGATCGGGCGTGCTCACGTCTGGCTGGCCGGAGCACTGCTCGCGCCGACCGGCCGCGAACGTCGCGTCGGTGAACTGGAGCGGGCCCGCGCCGATGTCGTGGACGATTCGGCCGCGACGCTGCGCCGCGTCGAACGGGACCTGCACGACGGCACCCAGGCTCGGCTGATCGCGGTGGCGATGACGCTGGCCCGCGCCGAGGAACAGTTGGCCGACCCCGACAAGGCTGATCGGGCTCGGCAACTGGTCTCCGATGCGTTGGCGAACACCAGGGACACTCTGACCGAACTGCGTGACCTGGTCCGCGGAATCCGCCCGCCCGCGCTGGACCTCGGCCTGGTGCCGGCTGTGCAGACATTGGTGGCACGCAACCCGATCCCCGTCGAACTGGTCCATGACGTCACGGTGCGCCCGTCGCTGGGTGTGGAGACACTCGCGTACTTCTGTGTGGCTGAACTGCTCGCCAATGTGTCCCGCCATTCTGGCGCCACCCAGGCCACGGTGCTGCTGCACGGCGACGCTGATGAGCTGCGGATCACCGTGTCGGACAATGGTTCCGGAGGGGTGGAGCCGGCCAACGGCTCAGGTTTGACCGGGTTGGCCGATCGGCTTCAGATGGTCGACGGTCGGCTGGACATCGACAGTCCCGCCGGAGGTCCCACCACCATCACCGCTGTGGTCCCGTCAGGAACACAACGATGA
- a CDS encoding aromatic alcohol reductase, producing MPATPPPADGPDILVIGAGELGTSVLSALTRHVASRPRAANIAVLLRPREGADARSDARSKELTEAGIAIEHADVATASVAELADIMGRYHTIVSCVGFAAGPGTQRKLAQSAIAAGVSRFFPWQFGVDYDEIGRGSAQPLFDEQLDVRDMLRGQHATEWVIISTGMFTSFLFEPEFGVVDLSGNTVHALGSWDNQVTLTTPEDIGVLTADIVFAEPRIRDTVVYLAGDTISYRELADIVDRVRATSVTRTLWTTDFLAEQLQQHPEDTMSKYRAVFARTNGVAWPKDQSYNAVRGIDTMTAEEWARANLA from the coding sequence GTGCCTGCAACACCACCACCGGCGGACGGTCCGGACATTCTCGTCATCGGGGCAGGAGAACTCGGCACCAGTGTGTTGTCCGCGCTCACCCGCCACGTCGCAAGCCGTCCCCGCGCCGCGAACATCGCGGTGCTGTTGCGTCCACGGGAAGGTGCCGACGCGAGAAGCGATGCGCGCAGCAAGGAGCTGACCGAGGCGGGTATAGCCATCGAACATGCGGACGTCGCCACCGCATCGGTGGCCGAGCTGGCGGACATCATGGGGCGTTACCACACGATCGTCAGCTGCGTCGGTTTCGCGGCCGGCCCGGGCACCCAGCGCAAACTCGCGCAGTCAGCCATCGCCGCCGGCGTATCACGGTTCTTCCCATGGCAATTCGGCGTCGACTACGACGAGATAGGGCGCGGCAGCGCACAGCCGCTGTTCGACGAGCAACTCGACGTGCGCGACATGCTGCGAGGCCAGCACGCCACGGAATGGGTGATCATCTCCACGGGCATGTTCACCAGCTTCCTGTTCGAGCCCGAGTTCGGTGTCGTGGATCTGTCGGGCAATACCGTGCACGCGTTGGGAAGCTGGGACAACCAGGTCACCCTCACCACACCCGAGGACATCGGTGTACTCACTGCCGATATCGTCTTCGCCGAACCTCGCATTCGCGATACCGTCGTCTATCTAGCCGGAGACACCATCAGCTACCGGGAACTCGCCGATATCGTTGACCGGGTCCGTGCGACTTCCGTTACCCGCACATTGTGGACCACCGACTTCCTGGCCGAGCAGCTGCAGCAGCATCCCGAGGACACGATGAGCAAGTACCGGGCGGTGTTCGCTCGCACCAATGGTGTTGCCTGGCCCAAGGATCAGTCGTACAACGCTGTTCGCGGCATCGACACCATGACCGCCGAGGAATGGGCCCGAGCGAACCTGGCGTGA
- a CDS encoding LuxR C-terminal-related transcriptional regulator, whose protein sequence is MTRLAIAEDNAILRDGLTQLLVERGHEVVAKVGMADQIREIARSLRPEVFVIDIRMPPTYTDEGLVEAVALRHSNPDVGVLVFSQWVETRYAAELLAGNPAGVGYLLKDRVADIGEFDAAVRRVAAGGTALDPEVVRQLMGTRRSGDALARLTPREREVLALMAEGHSNSALAEHLSVSERAVEKHIGGIFTKLDLPPSSAHHRRVLAVVTYLNS, encoded by the coding sequence ATGACCCGGCTGGCGATCGCCGAGGACAACGCGATCCTGCGCGACGGCCTGACCCAGTTGCTCGTCGAACGCGGTCACGAGGTTGTGGCCAAGGTCGGCATGGCCGACCAGATCCGCGAGATTGCCCGGAGCTTGCGGCCGGAGGTCTTCGTCATCGACATCCGCATGCCGCCGACCTACACCGATGAGGGACTTGTCGAGGCGGTCGCGCTCCGTCACTCGAATCCGGATGTCGGCGTCTTGGTGTTCTCGCAATGGGTCGAGACCCGTTATGCCGCTGAGTTGTTGGCGGGCAACCCGGCAGGGGTGGGCTACCTGCTGAAAGACCGGGTCGCCGATATCGGTGAGTTCGACGCGGCGGTGCGGCGTGTCGCTGCCGGAGGCACTGCACTCGACCCCGAGGTGGTTCGCCAATTGATGGGAACCCGACGCAGCGGCGATGCGCTGGCCCGGCTGACTCCGCGCGAACGCGAGGTTCTCGCACTGATGGCCGAGGGCCATTCGAACAGCGCCCTCGCCGAACACCTGTCGGTCTCCGAACGTGCGGTGGAGAAACACATCGGCGGCATCTTCACCAAGCTGGATCTGCCGCCGTCGTCCGCCCACCACAGGCGCGTGCTGGCGGTCGTCACTTACCTGAACTCCTGA